One Microvirga thermotolerans DNA window includes the following coding sequences:
- a CDS encoding proton-translocating transhydrogenase family protein: MAVLTPEQAVEQSRAAAAAAQRAAETAQAIADQVAAAASVATHGAVDPTVFRLAIFVLAIFVGYYVVWSVTPALHTPLMSVTNAISSVIVVGAVLAVGVNVAPALGDGPVWARALGFIALVLASINIFGGFLVTQRMLAMYRKKG, from the coding sequence ATGGCTGTACTCACACCCGAACAGGCGGTCGAACAGTCCCGGGCGGCGGCCGCGGCCGCCCAGCGCGCCGCCGAGACCGCGCAGGCCATCGCGGATCAGGTCGCGGCGGCCGCCAGCGTCGCGACGCACGGGGCGGTCGATCCCACCGTGTTCCGGCTGGCGATCTTCGTCCTCGCCATCTTCGTCGGCTACTACGTGGTCTGGTCGGTGACGCCCGCGCTCCACACGCCGCTCATGTCGGTGACGAACGCGATCTCCTCGGTCATCGTGGTCGGCGCGGTCCTCGCCGTCGGCGTCAACGTGGCCCCGGCCCTCGGGGACGGGCCGGTCTGGGCGCGGGCGCTCGGCTTCATCGCCCTCGTGCTCGCTTCCATCAACATCTTCGGCGGCTTCCTGGTGACCCAGCGCATGCTCGCCATGTACCGCAAGAAGGGTTGA